DNA sequence from the Candidatus Limnocylindrales bacterium genome:
TCGGCCAGATGCGCGGCGCGGTCGCGGTTGTGCGTCAGGATCGCGTGCGAGACCACCGGCGTCGGCGTGAACCCGTCGTCGTGCGCGATGCGCACCTCCACCTCGTGCGCCGCCAGCACCTCCAGCGCCGAGGCGAACGCGGGTCGCGACAGCGCATGGGTATCGATGCCGAGGTGCAGCGGACCGTCGATTCCGTTGGAGCGGCGCCAGCGACAGATGGCTTCGGTGATGGCCAGGACGTGCGCCTCGTTGAACGTTCCGTCCAGAGCCGAGCCGCGATGGCCCGAGGTCCCGAACGCGACGGCGTGGCCGGCGTCGGCGGGATCGGGTCGGATCGTGTAGTAGGCCGTGAGGAGCGCAGGGATGTCGGCGAGCATGGATGCCGGGGGTTGCGTGCCCGCCAACGGATGCAGTTGCTTGCTCACCCGGCGATGGTGACGCGGCAACCGGCGCGTGCAAATGCGCCGTCGTCGGCAACGCGATCTCGGCACCCCCGGCTTCGACGTTCCTGCGATCGGCTACGTCGCCGATGGAGCTGCTGACCGGAGTCCAGTTCTCGGTTCTCCCATCAAGCCCGAGCTGATCTCGGGTGCCGTCGCCGCAGCGTCCGTCCAACGAGACTGCCGAGCTCGTGCTGCGCGCGCCGTTCGGCGAGGCCGTCACCTGCCGCCGCGCCATCGATGACGACTGCGCGTCCGAACCTGTCGCGCTGGTCTGACGCGCCGCATGAAATCGTTGGCGATCGGGTATTGCGCGATCAGGCTCTGGTCGACGAGCCCGCTTGATGACAACCTGAGAGGTCATGAATGTCTCTCTCGGACAGCGAGCCCGGCCCGAGCCGCCCGCGACGCGCATCCTGCGGCCGCGGATCGGTGCCGGCGCCCCCCACGACGGCGGGTTGCGAGATGCGCTCGCTGCGAATGCCCAGAGCCATGACGGCGCTGGAGCCGCCACCGCCGCAGCCTTGCCCGACGGCGTCCGCACGATGCTGGTCGAAGCCCTGGAGGCCGAACGCCATCACCTCGCCCGCGAGCTGCACGACGAGATCGGGCAGATCCTCATTGCCGCCAAGCTCGGCGTCGAAACGCTCAGGCATGCCGAAGGAACGCCCGAATTCCCGACCCGCGTCTCCGATGCGCTGGCGCTCATCGTCGATGCGGTCCACAGGGTCCGCGCGCTGTCGATCGGCCTGCGCCCGCCGCTGCTGGAGTCAGGTCTCGTATCCGCGCTCACCGCGGCCGTCGGCCGCCTCGCCGTGCTCAACTCCATCGAAATTCGGCTCGACGCCGATCCGAACATTCCGCGGCTGCCGCCGGCCGTCGAGCTGACCGTGTTCCGGGTGGTGCAGGAAGCGGTGATCAATGCCCAGCGGCATTCGCACGCGCGAACCGTGCAGGTCGCCGTGTGGATGGACGGCGTCTGCGTGCATGCCTGCGTGGATGACAACGGCTGCGGATTCGACGTCGACATGGCGCTCGAGCGCGCCAGTTACGGCCAGAGCATGGGCCTGCCCGCCATGCGCGACCGCGTGGAGGGGCTGGGCGGAACGTTCGCGATCGATTCGAACTACGAACGCGGGACGCGCATCGAGGCGTGGATCCCGATAGAGACCTGAATGCAGACGGAAGTCATCCTCGTCGACGATCACATGCTGGTGCGCCGCGGGCTGCGCGGACTGCTCGACCAGTCCGACCAGGTGCGTGTCATCGGAGAGGCGGCCGAGGGCTTCGAGGCGATCGAGCTGGTGCGGGCCAATCAGCCGCGCGTGGTTGTCATGGACATTTCCATGCCGCGCATGAACGGACTGGAGGCGACCAGCCGCGTCGTGCGCGAGAACCCGTCGACGCGCGTGCTGGTCCTGTCGATGCACGCCGACGACGACTACGTGCTGCAGGCCTTCCGCCACGGCGCCTCGGGCTACCTGCACAAGGATGCTCCCACCGCCGAGCTCATCGAGGCCATCGAGGCCATCGCTCGCGGCGAGTTCTACCTGGGGTCGGGAATCTCGCAGGAACTGCTCAAGCACTGCATCCGGGCACGCAACGAAGGGCCGGGCGAGGGCCCGACCGGAGAGATGTATCGCCTGCTCACGCCGCGCCAGCGCGAGGTTCTCCAGCTCATTGCGGAGGGCCAGTCCACGCGTCGAATGGCGGAGACGCTCGGCGTGGGCATCAAGACCATCGAGACGCACCGCGCCCAGCTCATGAAGCGGCTCGGCATCTACGAGATCGCCGGTCTGGTCCGTTTCGCCATCCGGTTGAAGCTGGTGACGTCCGAGCGCCAGAACTGAGCGCGCGCGGCGTAGGCGCGACTTCCGTCTCACACTCCAGCAGGACTTCGGCTGAGGTCCTCGATCAGCCGCACCACCAGTGCCGTCCAGCCCGTCTGATGGCTGGCACCGAGGCCGCGCCCCGTTTCCGCGTGGAAGTATTCATGGAAGAGGCACAGGTCGCGCCAGTGCGGGTCGCGAGCATGGCAGGGATCGTCACCGGAGAAGGGGCGACGGCCGCTTGCATCGCTTCGGAAGATGGCGCGCAGCCGCGAGGCGATTTCGCGCGCGACGTGCGAGAGCCGCTGGCCGCGTCCCGAGCCCGAGGGGCATTCGACGGTCAGATCGTCGCCGTAGAAGTGATCGTAGCGCTCCAGAGCTTCGACCAGCAGGTAGTTGATCGGAAACCAGATCGGCCCTCGCCAGTTCGAGTTGCCGCCGAAGAGACCGGTGGTCGATTCGCCCGGTGTGTAGACGACACGGTGCTGCTCGCCGCCCACCTCGAACACGTACGGTCGCTGCTCGTGAATGCGAGAGAGCGAGCGGATGCCGTAGGGTGAGAGGAACTCGGTCTCGTCGAGCATGTAGCGCAGCACCTTCTGCAGGCGGTCGGCGGAAGCCACGGCCAGAAGACGACGGCCGCGATCGCCGCCGCTGCTGCGGTGCTCGATGTGGCGCGCGAGGTCGGGGCGGTTGGCGAGAAACCACTGCATCCGCTTCCGGAACTGCGGAAGCTTCTCGAGCACCTCGTCGTCGAGGACCTCGACGGCCAGCAGCGGAATCAGGCCCACCAGCGAGCGGATGCGCAGCGGAATGCGCTCCTGGCCCAGGTGCAGCTCGTCGTAGTAGAAGCCGTCGTCCTCGTTCCACAGCCCGTCGCCGCCGAGCGTGTTGATGGCATCCACGATGGCCACGAAATGCTCGAAGAACTTGCTGGCCATGTCCTCGTAGACCGGGTCTTCCTGTGCCAGCTCCAGCGCCATCGCCAGCATGGTCGCGCAGTAGAACGCCATCCATGCGGTTCCGTCCGCCTGTTCGAGATGGCCGCCCGTCGGCAGCGGGCGCGAGCGGTCGAACACTCCGATGTTGTCGAGGCCGAGAAAGCCGCCCGAGAACAGATGGTGGCCCTCGGGATCCTTGCGGTTGACCCACCAGTTGAAGTTGAGCGTGAGCTTGTGGAAGACGCGGCGCAGGAAGTCGCGGTCGCGGTTGCCCGGCGCGCCGGCGATCTTGTACACCCGCCACGCCGCCCACGCGTGCACCGGCGGATTGACGTCGGAGAACGCGAACTCGTAGGCCGGGATCTGCCCGCTCGGATGCAGGTACCACTCGCGCAGGAACAGCTCGATCTGCTGCTTGGCGAAGGACGGGTCGACGCGCGCCATGGGCACCATGTGGAACGCGAGGTCCCAGGCGGCGTACCATGGATATTCCCACTTGTCGGGCATCGAGATGATGTCGCGGTTGTAGAGATGGCGCCAGTCGCTGTTGCGTCCGGCAAGGCGCTGCGGCGGCGGCGCCGGGTGGCCTGGATCGCCCTGCAGCCAATCGCGGACGCAGAAGTGGAAGAACTGCTTGGAGATCAGCAGCCCGGCGTACGCCTGGCGCGCGATGCGCCGATCCTCGGCATCCGCGCCGGCAGGGAGGACGGCGGCGTAGAATTCGTCCGCCTCGCGGCGGCGCCGGTCGAAGACGTCGTCGAAGCCTGCGCCCAATGGAGCGCCCGTGCATTCACGCTCGGCCGTCAGTCGCAGCTGCAGCGTCACCGTGGCCCCGGCCGGCACCAGGAGCCGGTAGTGCGCCCCGGCCTTGGTGCCGCTGCGACCGGGGTTCACCGCCGCCGCATCGTCGTCGACGAGGTAGCGATGAAATGCATCCTTGACGAATGGCGAGGCGTTGGCGCTGCCGAAGAGCCGCTCGTTGTTGGTCTCGTTCTCCGTGAACAGCAGCGCCGGCAGCTGTCCGTCCGGCGACGGTCCGGCGCTCCA
Encoded proteins:
- a CDS encoding response regulator transcription factor, with the translated sequence MQTEVILVDDHMLVRRGLRGLLDQSDQVRVIGEAAEGFEAIELVRANQPRVVVMDISMPRMNGLEATSRVVRENPSTRVLVLSMHADDDYVLQAFRHGASGYLHKDAPTAELIEAIEAIARGEFYLGSGISQELLKHCIRARNEGPGEGPTGEMYRLLTPRQREVLQLIAEGQSTRRMAETLGVGIKTIETHRAQLMKRLGIYEIAGLVRFAIRLKLVTSERQN
- a CDS encoding sensor histidine kinase codes for the protein MNVSLGQRARPEPPATRILRPRIGAGAPHDGGLRDALAANAQSHDGAGAATAAALPDGVRTMLVEALEAERHHLARELHDEIGQILIAAKLGVETLRHAEGTPEFPTRVSDALALIVDAVHRVRALSIGLRPPLLESGLVSALTAAVGRLAVLNSIEIRLDADPNIPRLPPAVELTVFRVVQEAVINAQRHSHARTVQVAVWMDGVCVHACVDDNGCGFDVDMALERASYGQSMGLPAMRDRVEGLGGTFAIDSNYERGTRIEAWIPIET